In Boudabousia tangfeifanii, the DNA window CCAAGCCCAGCCGGTCGTACTGCCGCAAGGTTTGCGGGTGCATGCCAGCGAGCTCGGCTGCCACCGAAATGACATAAAGTGTTTCGGACATTGCCTTGCTCCTTGTTTTCTAGTTTTTAGTGCTGGCCGAGGCCGTCACGTGGGTTGAAGTCCGCCATCGCCTCGGCAAATGCCTTGGCGGCGTCAATCGCTGCCGGAGGCATTTCTGCCGGGTTGACCACGGTAACTTCCATGAAGAGTTGCCCCTTGTTACCCATCAGGTCCTTGGCCTTTGCCCCACTGATCCGCAGGCGCTGGCCGGAACTGGTGGCCTGTGGAACCTTGAGTTTGACGGTGGCGCCATCAGGTAGCGGCACCTCAACTTGGGCGCCGAGGGCGGCCTCGTCAAAGCGCAACGGTACCTTCACGACTAGGTTGTCGCCCTCGATCACGTAAACCGGGTCCTTTTTCAAGCCCACGGTCACGATCAGGTCACCTGGCTGACCACCTTGTGGGCTGGGCCGACCTTTGCCGCGCAGACGGATCTTTTGGCCGTCTTTGACGCGGGCGGGAATCTTCACGTTGAAGCTCTTGCCGTCGACGGTTAGTTTCTGGGTGGAGCCAAAGAAGGCCTGTTTGAAGTCTAGCTTTACTTCCCCCTTGAGGTCGGTTCCCTTCGGGGCGCTAGCGCCACCGAAACCGCCCCCGCCGCCAAAAGCAGCGCTGGGGTCAAAGCCAGGAGCTCCGCCACCGAAGTTGAAGCCGCCGCCGCTGCGGGCGCCGCCGCCACCGAAAGCTTCAAAGATGCTACTGAAGACGTCCCCGGCCCCGCCGCCGCCTCCGCCGAAGCGAACGCGCTGGCCGCCGAATCCACCGCCCGGCGCCCCGAACCCCGAAGCGAACAGATCTTCGAAGCCGCCGGCTGAACCCGCCGACCCCGAAGTGAAACGGGCGCCACCGGACGCCATCTGTCGGATCGCGTCGTACTGCTGCCGCTCTTTTGGGTCAGACAACACCTGATATGCTTCAGAAATCTCCTTAAATTTTTCTTCGGCTTTGGCGTCACCTGGGTTCTTGTCTGGGTGGTATTTGCGGGCTAGTCGCCGGTAAGCCTTCTTGATTTCGGCTTCGTCAGCGTCCTTTTTTACTCCCAGTACGGTGTAAAAGTCTTTTTGAAACCAGTCTTGTGTACTCATGAAAGCTCACCCCTTTCTTGCTGTTGGTTAATAGGTCTTTCCTTAGTTTTCAGGCTGGATTGTGTACTACTACGCGAGCTGGGCGCAATACTCGTTCCCCGAGCTTGAAGCCAGGCTGGAAGACTTGACCCACCACTGGTTCGGTGACGTCTGCTTCCTGGGCCATCAATGCTTCGTGAATGGCTGGGTCGAAAACGTCGCCAACTTCCCCGTAGATTTCTACCCCGAGTTTGTTGGTGAAGGTTTCTTCTAGCTTGTTCACGATGCCGGCGAATGGGCCGGTGATTTCTTCGTGGCTGCGTGCTGCGTGAATGTCGTCCATGACGGAGAAAAGAGCGGCGACGGCGTCGGCTTTGCCTTCTTCCACCTTAGCTTTCTCTTGCTCCTTGGAGCGACGGACGTAGTTGTTGTATTGATTTGTGGTGTTGTAGAGCTGGGCGCGAGTGCGAGCAAGTTCGTCTTCTAGTTCGGCGATCTTGGCATCGCGAGGATCGGTTTCGGATTCCTCTGCCCCATCTTCTTCACCTTCGCCTGCTGCTTCCCCGTTTTCGGCTTGATCGGCCAACCAGGCTTGGGCTTCCTGGGCGATATCCTCACCGAGGGGGCTTTCGGCCTCGTTTGAGGTTTGCGGCTGTTCGTTTTCAGACTGGGCGTCGCTAGTTGCCTGCTCGTCCTCGTTAGGCTCAAAGTTTTGGTCTGTCATTTTTCCTCTTTCAAACGCGTTTGCGTCGGCTGTGCTTGCTCAAAACTAGCTCAAGTCTAATGCTTGGCAACTTTTCCGGTCGCCTCGGCTAGTTTTTTGGGCCTATGTTTTCGGGGGCCGAGGGCGGAATCCGTGTCCCGACCTCGGCCCCCGAAATTTTGCGTTAGGCGTTAGTTAGCGCTTACTTTTCTTCGTCGTCGACGATTTCTGCGTCGATTACGTCGTCGTCAGCGCCGGTGGCTTCGCCTTCGCCAGCGTTTGCGGTGGCTGCTTCTTCCTGAGCGGCGGCGTAGAGGGCCTGGCCGATCTTCTGGGACTTCTCGTTGAGGTCGGCCAGAGCGGTCTTAACCTTTTCTACGTCCTTCTCTTCCATAGCGGCCTTGAGGGCGTCGTTAGCTTCCTTAACTTCGGAGACTACGTCTGCTGGGAGCTTTTCCTCGTTTTCCTTCACGAGCTTGTCGATCTGGTAGGAGGTCTGCTCGCCCTGGTTCATAACTTCGGCTTCTTCACGACGCTTCTTGTCTTCTTCCGCGTGTGCTTCAGCTTCAGCTACCATGCGTTCGATGTCTTCCTTTGGCAAGGAGGAGCCGCCGGTGATGGTAACGGACTGTTCCTTACCGGTGCCCTTGTCCTTAGCGGAAACATGGACGATGCCGTTGGCGTCAATGTCGAAGGTAACTTCAATCTGTGGGACACCACGAGGAGCTGGAGCAATGCCCGATAGTTCGAACATGCCGAGCTGCTTGTTATCCCTTGCGAACTGACGTTCACCCTGGAAGATCTGAATCATTACCGAGGACTGGTTGTCTTCCGCGGTGGAGAAGATTTCAGACTTCTTGGTTGGGATTGCGGTGTTACGTTCGATCAAGGTCGACATGAAGCCACCCTTGGTTTCGATACCGAGGGATAGTGGGGTCACGTCAATCAAGAGAACGTCCTTACGGTCACCCTGGATAACACCTGCCTGCAAAGCAGCGCCGATGGCGACTACTTCGTCAGGGTTTACGCCCTTGTTTGGTTCCTTGCCGCCGGTGAGTTCGCGAACGACCTCGGTGACAGCTGGCATACGGGTGGAGCCACCAACCAAGACAACGTGGTCGATGTCAGAAACCTTGATGCCGGCGTCGGCGATTACTGCATGGAACGGCTTCTTGGTGCGTTCGAGCAGATCCTTGGTCATTTCTTCGAACTTGGCGCGAGAAAGGGTGGTTTCGAGGGAAACTGGGCCATTCTCGTTAGCTGCGATGAACTGTAGGGAGATGTTGGTGGTGGTAGCCGAGGAAAGTTCCTTCTTGGCCTGTTCAGCAGCTTCGCGTAGACGCTGCATGGACATCTTGACGTTGGAGACGTCAACGCCGGATTCTTCCTTGATCTTTTCGACCAACCATTCGACGATGCGGTTGTCCCAGTCGTCACCACCGAGGCGGTTGTCACCGTTGGTGGCGCGAACTTCAATGGTGGAGAAGTTGTCTTCTGGGTCCTTGCCAACTTCTAGCAAGGAGACGTCGAAGGTACCGCCACCGAGGTCGAAGACCAAGATGAGTTCGTCGCCCTTGCCCTTTTCTAGGCCGTAGGCCAAAGCGGCTGCGGTTGGTTCGTTCACGATACGTAGTACGTTCAAGCCAGCGATCTGGCCGGCATCCTTAGTTGCCTGACGTTCTGCGTCGTTGAAGTATGCGGGAACGGTAATCACTGCGTCGGTTACTGGTTCACCCAAGTAGGATTCGGCGTCTGCCTTCAACTTGGAGAGAATACGAGCGGAGATTTCCTGTGGGGTGTACTTCTTGTCGTCTACCCCGAAGGTCCAGTCAGTGCCCATGTGGCGCTTGACGGAGCTGATGGTGCGGTCAACGTTGGAGACAGCCTGGTTCTTTGCTACCGAACCAACGAGGACGGAGCCATCCTTGGCGAATGCAACGACGGAAGGAGTGGTTCGCATACCTTCTGCGTTTGCGATGATGGTGGGTTCGCCACCTTCTAGTACAGCGAGAGCTGAGTTTGTAGTACCTAGGTCAATACCTACTGCACGTGCCATGTCAATTCCTTCTTTCATGTTTAAGTTTTCCTGACCCACTTGAAGCCTAGCTGCAAGTTGAGCCTCACAGACTCAATAATGCAGGTTGAGCGGGGTCGTGTCAAGTTTTATTTCGTCAAACTTGAGTCTACTTAACTCAACCTTGCTTGGGGACGGTTTATTCCCAGCCAAAAGGTCAAACACGGTGACGTGCCACACAATAACGCATTCTGGGACCAAAACCTGCAAAAATAGACCCCATGAGTCACGTTTTCGTCTCCCTACTGGCGATCGTAGCGGTTTCCACTATCGCCCCAGTTATTTCCTATTTAGTACCGAAAAACCTGATGCCAGAGTCTGTTCTCTTGGTCATCGGTGGGATCATCATCGGCCCCGAAGTACTAAACATCGCCCACACTGGCAACGAGATTGAGCTATTGCGCGAACTCGGCCTCTCTTTCCTCTTCCTCTTAGCAGGTTACGAGGTCGATGTTCACGGACTGAAAGGTCGCAGCGGCAAACTAGCTGCCGGCGCTTGGTTCCTCTCAGCATCTCTGGCACTGGCAGTTACTGTCGTCATGCCAAACGTTAACGCCTTCTCATCCCAAGGATTTGCCGTGGCTCTAGCCATGACCGCCACCGCCCTCGGTACGCTGATTCCCATCTTGCGAGATCGCGGCATGCTAGAAAGCAAGATTGGCAAATCGATTATCAACCACGGCACCATCGGTGAACTTTTCCCGATTCTCGCCATGGCAATCCTACTTGGTGTTCGCGGCACCGCTTTGAACCTGCTTTTCGTGGCAGTCTTCTTAGGCTTGGCCATTGTGATCGGTCTAATTCCACGACGCGCCCAGGCAGCCGGGGAAAAGCTAATCAAGTTCATCCACTTCGGTGCCGAATCAACCGCCCAAACCACAGTTCGTTTGACCGTTCTGCTATTGGTCAGCTTGATTACCGTCGCTTCCATCTTTGAACTCGATGTGGTCCTCGGTGCCTTCGCTGCCGGCTTCATCGTGCGCCAGGCACTCCCCCAGGGACGCCGCGAACTAGAAGAAAAACTGGACGGGATCGGCTACGGCTTCCTCATCCCCATCTTCTTCGTCACCACCGGGATTCACCTTGAACTCGGCGGCATTATCGAAAACCCGAAGGCTGCCATGGTCTTCGTTGGCCTCCTGATGGTGGTCCGCGGTACTCCAGTCTTCCTAGCTGCCTTCTTAGAACTCGACACCAAGTTCTTCACTCGCATTCGCCAGTCCCTGCGAATCGCCACCTACTGCGCCACCTCCCTGCCGATGATTGTCGCGGTCACCCAGGTGGCCGAAGACTCGGGCGTAATGGAACCCTCTACCGCCTCCACCCTAGTGGTGGCTGGGGCCGCCTCCGTGCTCATCATGCCGCTGCTCGGCTCCATGCTGGATTCAAAGAAGGACGCCGAAAAGTCTGACGACACGAAGGTGCGCGCCGCCGAGCAGAAGGCTCACGAAGCTCGTGAAGCAGTCGAAACTACCCGCAAGTTGCTACACCAGGCCGCCCTCGCCCAGCTAGAAGCCAACGAGGTCGACCCAGAAAGCTTGGATGAAGAAACCAAGGCGACTGCACTCAAGCAACGCCAGGAACTAGCGGCGATGATGACTCACGCACAGATCGCCACCGAAAAGTTGGCACACCGTGCCGCCCGCATGTTCCCAGGCAGCGACTGGGAAGAAATCGCTCACCGTGTGAACGAAGATCGTGTGGCCGTGGTCGAACACTTGCACGAACGTCTCGAAGCCGAAGCTCACGGCGAGCTGGACGAAAAAGATGTCATTACCGGTCCCCTAGCAGCCAAAGCACTGCTAAAGGAACTAGACTTACAAGAGAAACTTCCTGAATCTTTCCCGCAACTACCAGCTGGGGCAGATGCAGTAACCGACCCAAATTCCGTTCCGGATATGCCCAGCGAAAGCGAAGAGGAGAAATAATCCATGACCATCGAACTGATTGATCAGGCCAGCAACGAACTAGTAGAGGCTTTTGAACGCCTCATTCCACAACTCTCTTCGAGCGCCCCAGCACTCGACTTCAACCAAATTAGCGAACTGGTCGACCAGCCTGACGTGTACCTATTCGTCTACCGCGGGGAACCAGACCTATCCCAGGCCGACGCCGGCACCGACACCACCGCCGCCGGCCCAATTCTGGGTATGCTCACCTTGGTAACCTTCAAGATTCCTACCGGTACTCGCGCTTGGATCGAGGACGTCGTAGTAGACTCCGAAGCTCGCGGCCAGGGCGCTGGACGCCAGCTAGTTGAAACCGCTACCGCCTACGCCAAGGAAGTTGGCGCCAAGACTGTAGATTTGACTTCTCGCCCCTCGCGCGAAGCCGCCAACCGTCTCTACCGCTCATGTGGCTTCGAACTACGCGAAACCAACGTGTACCGCGCCTGAGACTAGCCTTAGCTTTATAAAAGGGTGTGGGTCCCAACCGTTTTGGTTGGGACCCACACCCTTAAGTATTGCCGTTAAGCGAGCGCTTAACCGTCCTCGGCAAGCAAACTAGGGGATCTTATTTAGCAAATCCAAAATTGCCTACCAATAGTGGACTGAGCTCAGAGCGCTAGCTTGTGCTTGCGCCAGAGGTTCAAAGTGTAGATAGCCAAAGCGGCACCTACCAACAGCGACCAAATGCCAAGGAAGACCAGGCCACCAGCGTAGAACCAGTTGGAAACCATCAAGCAGAAGAAGAGCCAAACGCCTACGACGTAGAAGGTGAGGTGGTCACCGGTGATGCGACCGAGGACGATGAAAGCCGCACCCAATAGAGTCATAGCAATAACGCCCAAAAGGATGCGCACAACCAAGTAACGGCCGGCAAGGGTGAGCGGTGCGAACAAGCTCAACATCACCGAAACTAGCAACCAAGCGGTCAAACCAGCCAAAAGGATGTCCAGTAAACCGGTGATCCAAGGACGTGCTGGCTGCTTGTCCAAACGTAGTGGAGGCAAAGTAATCAGGATGATAGCAGCCAAAATCAGAGCAACAATCCGCACGAGGAAGGCGGTCCAGTAAGCACCGGAAATCATCTGAGCCAAGCCCAAAATGAGGAAAAGTGCCGGAACTGGCCACCAGAGAGCTGGCTTCAAGTGGTCAGC includes these proteins:
- a CDS encoding DnaJ C-terminal domain-containing protein, whose protein sequence is MSTQDWFQKDFYTVLGVKKDADEAEIKKAYRRLARKYHPDKNPGDAKAEEKFKEISEAYQVLSDPKERQQYDAIRQMASGGARFTSGSAGSAGGFEDLFASGFGAPGGGFGGQRVRFGGGGGGAGDVFSSIFEAFGGGGARSGGGFNFGGGAPGFDPSAAFGGGGGFGGASAPKGTDLKGEVKLDFKQAFFGSTQKLTVDGKSFNVKIPARVKDGQKIRLRGKGRPSPQGGQPGDLIVTVGLKKDPVYVIEGDNLVVKVPLRFDEAALGAQVEVPLPDGATVKLKVPQATSSGQRLRISGAKAKDLMGNKGQLFMEVTVVNPAEMPPAAIDAAKAFAEAMADFNPRDGLGQH
- a CDS encoding nucleotide exchange factor GrpE, with protein sequence MTDQNFEPNEDEQATSDAQSENEQPQTSNEAESPLGEDIAQEAQAWLADQAENGEAAGEGEEDGAEESETDPRDAKIAELEDELARTRAQLYNTTNQYNNYVRRSKEQEKAKVEEGKADAVAALFSVMDDIHAARSHEEITGPFAGIVNKLEETFTNKLGVEIYGEVGDVFDPAIHEALMAQEADVTEPVVGQVFQPGFKLGERVLRPARVVVHNPA
- the dnaK gene encoding molecular chaperone DnaK encodes the protein MARAVGIDLGTTNSALAVLEGGEPTIIANAEGMRTTPSVVAFAKDGSVLVGSVAKNQAVSNVDRTISSVKRHMGTDWTFGVDDKKYTPQEISARILSKLKADAESYLGEPVTDAVITVPAYFNDAERQATKDAGQIAGLNVLRIVNEPTAAALAYGLEKGKGDELILVFDLGGGTFDVSLLEVGKDPEDNFSTIEVRATNGDNRLGGDDWDNRIVEWLVEKIKEESGVDVSNVKMSMQRLREAAEQAKKELSSATTTNISLQFIAANENGPVSLETTLSRAKFEEMTKDLLERTKKPFHAVIADAGIKVSDIDHVVLVGGSTRMPAVTEVVRELTGGKEPNKGVNPDEVVAIGAALQAGVIQGDRKDVLLIDVTPLSLGIETKGGFMSTLIERNTAIPTKKSEIFSTAEDNQSSVMIQIFQGERQFARDNKQLGMFELSGIAPAPRGVPQIEVTFDIDANGIVHVSAKDKGTGKEQSVTITGGSSLPKEDIERMVAEAEAHAEEDKKRREEAEVMNQGEQTSYQIDKLVKENEEKLPADVVSEVKEANDALKAAMEEKDVEKVKTALADLNEKSQKIGQALYAAAQEEAATANAGEGEATGADDDVIDAEIVDDEEK
- a CDS encoding cation:proton antiporter — protein: MSHVFVSLLAIVAVSTIAPVISYLVPKNLMPESVLLVIGGIIIGPEVLNIAHTGNEIELLRELGLSFLFLLAGYEVDVHGLKGRSGKLAAGAWFLSASLALAVTVVMPNVNAFSSQGFAVALAMTATALGTLIPILRDRGMLESKIGKSIINHGTIGELFPILAMAILLGVRGTALNLLFVAVFLGLAIVIGLIPRRAQAAGEKLIKFIHFGAESTAQTTVRLTVLLLVSLITVASIFELDVVLGAFAAGFIVRQALPQGRRELEEKLDGIGYGFLIPIFFVTTGIHLELGGIIENPKAAMVFVGLLMVVRGTPVFLAAFLELDTKFFTRIRQSLRIATYCATSLPMIVAVTQVAEDSGVMEPSTASTLVVAGAASVLIMPLLGSMLDSKKDAEKSDDTKVRAAEQKAHEAREAVETTRKLLHQAALAQLEANEVDPESLDEETKATALKQRQELAAMMTHAQIATEKLAHRAARMFPGSDWEEIAHRVNEDRVAVVEHLHERLEAEAHGELDEKDVITGPLAAKALLKELDLQEKLPESFPQLPAGADAVTDPNSVPDMPSESEEEK
- a CDS encoding GNAT family N-acetyltransferase — its product is MTIELIDQASNELVEAFERLIPQLSSSAPALDFNQISELVDQPDVYLFVYRGEPDLSQADAGTDTTAAGPILGMLTLVTFKIPTGTRAWIEDVVVDSEARGQGAGRQLVETATAYAKEVGAKTVDLTSRPSREAANRLYRSCGFELRETNVYRA